From a single Lolium rigidum isolate FL_2022 chromosome 7, APGP_CSIRO_Lrig_0.1, whole genome shotgun sequence genomic region:
- the LOC124670957 gene encoding auxin-responsive protein SAUR71-like, giving the protein MCNVMTIPSVALLRRAVRRWRARSSGKAAVPPGHVAVCAAGARFVVRLAHLGHPAFLELLRQAEEEYGFPAGASGPVALSCDEHRLRDVLRRVSSSSSDERRRSSRRGGDQRPLLQR; this is encoded by the coding sequence ATGTGCAACGTCATGACCATCCCGTCGGTCGCCCTGCTTCGCCGCGCCGTGCGGCGGTGGCGCGCGCGAAGCTCCGGCAAAGCGGCGGTGCCACCGGGGCACGTGGCGGTGTGCGCGGCGGGCGCGCGGTTCGTGGTGCGGCTGGCGCACCTTGGTCACCCGGCGTTCCTGGAGCTGCTCAGGCAGGCCGAGGAGGAGTACGGCTTCCCGGCCGGCGCCTCCGGACCCGTTGCGCTCTCCTGCGACGAGCACCGCCTCCGCGACGTCCTCCGCCGCGTCTCCTCGTCATCGTCCGACGAGCGTCGCCGCTCCTCCCGTCGCGGTGGTGACCAGCGGCCGCTGCTGCAGCGATAA